The proteins below are encoded in one region of Anguilla anguilla isolate fAngAng1 chromosome 3, fAngAng1.pri, whole genome shotgun sequence:
- the LOC118224010 gene encoding aggrecan core protein-like, producing the protein MLRSTLLILAVAGLHAMPLPPREDTSSPLQVGAPVPEEFRRQGTQPSRPHLVDLRTGLLQDQRSEMERRVSHEYYVPYPVDQFRQGTQNSRAVLVDVRSGLPIQSVGEMQRTMGKVYVPPSLDEFRQGTQNSRAILVDPRTGLIRDPIGEMSRNSVWTVSRTEPVCQGSVINARCYSFFSDAKTFNDAEASCRQLAPGGHLASVTSPDLHSRLAAMVTEASNGPVLTWLGGVLQADKFRWIDGSSWGYSDLMPGRLQPGSDSERCLEMFRVDERWWSTADCSLQRPFICSHPLPA; encoded by the exons ATGCTGAGGAGCACTTTGCTGATCCTGGCCGTGGCCG GCCTCCACGCGATGCCGTTGCCGCCGCGGGAGGACACCTCCAGCCCGCTCCAGGTGGGCGCCCCGGTGCCGGAGGAGTTCCGCCGGCAGGGAACCCAGCCCTCGCGGCCACACCTGGTGGACCTGCGGACCGGCCTACTGCAGGACCAGCGCAGCGAGATGGAGCGCAGAGTCAGCCACG aatacTATGTCCCTTACCCGGTAGACCAGTTTCGGCAGGGCACACAAAACTCTCGTGCAGTCCTGGTGGATGTGCGCAGCGGACTGCCCATTCAGTCTGTGGGAGAGATGCAGAGGACCATGGGAAAAG tgtatgtccctccctccctggacGAGTTCAGGCAGGGCACCCAGAACTCCAGAGCCATCCTGGTGGACCCGAGAACAGGCCTCATAAGAGACCCCATCGGAGAGATGTCTAGAAACAGCGtgtggacag tgtcCAGGACAGAGCCAGTGTGCCAGGGCAGTGTCATCAATGCGAGGTGCTACAGCTTCTTCTCTGATGCCAAGACCTTCAATGATGCAGAG gcctCCTGCAGACAGTTAGCTCCTGGGGGACACCTGGCCTCTGTCACCAGCCCTGACCTGCACTCCCGCCTGGCTGCCATGGTGACGGAGGCCAGCAACGGCCCTGTCCTCACCTGGCTGGGAGGAGTTCTGCAG GCTGATAAATTTAGGTGGATAGACGGCTCTTCCTGGGGGTACAGTGATCTGATGCCCGGGCGGCTGCAGCCGGGCAGCGACTCTGAAAGGTGCCTGGAGATGTTTCGCGTTG ATGAGAGGTGGTGGAGCACTGCGGACTGCAGCCTGCAGAGACCCTTCATCtgctctcaccccctccctgcctga